A section of the Methanosarcina mazei S-6 genome encodes:
- the brxL gene encoding protease Lon-related BREX system protein BrxL → MTEESLETAILETDRKLIQYFPGRVVRKDLTKLLKVGHNVPVYVLEYLLGSYCADEDEEVIQEGIQIVKSILSQNYVRPDEAEKIKSKIRETGYYTVIDKITVMLNERRDIYEATFSNLGLKSIEIDSDYVIKYDKLLGGGIWCMIKMEYSTESASSPFIISSLKPIQIPNVNIQEVLVERKNFTKDEWIDVLMRSIGMEPTQLETSTKWHMLERLVPLVENNYNLCELGPKSTGKSHVYKEISPNTILMSGGQTTVANLFYNMGTRQIGLVGFWDVVAFDEVAGIRFKDKDGIQILKDYMASGSFARGKEQKNANASIVFVGNVNQSIESLLKTSHLFSPFPETMNSDTAFFDRMYYYIPGWEIPKFRPEHFTDRYGFIVDYIAEFFREMRKRSYADNINRFFKLGNNLNQRDVIAVKKTFSGLMKLIYPDENITREQAQEILEYTLVGRRRVKEQLKKIGGIEFFDVNFSYIDNENLKESFVSVPESGGNKIIPAGITKPGEAYAVGATESGKIGIYKFEVQVVAGSGKYEKSGTGSNTQTKESIKTAFNYFKANAKSISQSISVKEKDYFLHVQDLYGVGMSEELALPAFISLCSGALERSLQEQTAILGSMTIGGSVGILENLAGLLQVCLDAGAKRVMIPISSAGKIATVPPDLFSKFQISFYEDPIDAVYKSMALI, encoded by the coding sequence ATGACCGAAGAATCTCTTGAGACAGCAATCCTTGAAACCGACAGAAAATTAATTCAGTATTTCCCTGGCAGAGTTGTACGAAAAGACCTTACAAAACTGCTGAAAGTTGGGCACAACGTCCCTGTTTACGTGCTGGAATACCTGCTTGGCTCCTATTGTGCTGACGAGGACGAAGAAGTAATCCAGGAAGGCATCCAGATAGTAAAAAGTATCCTGTCCCAGAACTATGTCCGCCCAGATGAAGCCGAAAAGATCAAGTCGAAGATCCGTGAGACGGGCTACTATACGGTTATTGACAAGATCACGGTTATGCTCAACGAAAGGAGAGACATCTACGAAGCTACTTTCTCCAATCTCGGGCTCAAAAGCATTGAGATCGACTCTGACTATGTCATAAAATACGACAAGCTTCTCGGTGGCGGTATCTGGTGCATGATCAAGATGGAATACTCAACAGAATCAGCTTCTTCGCCATTCATAATCTCCAGTTTAAAACCCATCCAGATCCCGAATGTAAACATCCAGGAGGTCCTGGTTGAAAGAAAGAACTTCACCAAAGATGAGTGGATTGACGTTCTGATGAGAAGCATTGGGATGGAGCCTACCCAGCTTGAAACTTCCACAAAGTGGCATATGCTCGAAAGGCTTGTTCCTCTTGTCGAAAATAATTATAACCTCTGCGAACTCGGCCCGAAAAGTACTGGAAAATCTCATGTTTACAAGGAAATATCCCCAAACACCATCCTGATGTCCGGAGGGCAGACCACAGTTGCAAACCTTTTCTACAACATGGGCACCCGACAGATAGGGCTTGTTGGGTTCTGGGACGTTGTGGCGTTTGACGAGGTTGCAGGAATCCGTTTCAAAGACAAGGACGGAATACAGATCCTTAAAGACTATATGGCCTCAGGCTCCTTTGCGAGGGGAAAAGAGCAAAAGAACGCAAACGCTTCCATTGTTTTTGTTGGAAATGTCAACCAGAGTATTGAGTCCTTATTAAAGACTTCACACCTGTTCTCTCCCTTCCCGGAAACCATGAACAGTGATACCGCCTTTTTCGACAGGATGTACTATTATATCCCTGGCTGGGAAATCCCGAAGTTCAGGCCTGAACACTTTACGGACAGGTATGGATTCATAGTTGACTATATTGCAGAATTCTTCAGGGAAATGAGGAAGAGGTCCTACGCCGACAACATAAACAGATTCTTTAAGCTAGGGAACAACCTGAACCAGCGTGATGTGATCGCCGTTAAAAAGACCTTCTCAGGTCTTATGAAACTCATTTACCCGGATGAGAATATCACCAGGGAACAGGCGCAGGAGATCCTTGAGTATACCCTCGTTGGAAGAAGGCGCGTGAAAGAGCAGCTTAAAAAAATAGGAGGGATCGAGTTCTTCGATGTCAATTTCTCCTATATTGACAATGAAAACCTGAAAGAATCCTTCGTGTCCGTCCCAGAAAGCGGTGGAAACAAGATTATCCCTGCAGGTATCACAAAACCTGGTGAAGCCTATGCTGTTGGAGCTACCGAATCTGGTAAAATTGGGATTTACAAGTTTGAAGTTCAGGTAGTTGCAGGCTCGGGAAAATATGAAAAATCAGGTACAGGCTCAAATACTCAGACAAAGGAATCCATAAAAACGGCATTCAATTACTTCAAAGCCAATGCAAAATCCATAAGTCAGAGCATATCTGTAAAAGAAAAGGATTACTTTTTGCACGTCCAGGACCTTTACGGAGTTGGCATGTCAGAAGAACTTGCCCTTCCAGCCTTCATCAGCCTCTGCTCCGGCGCATTGGAAAGGTCACTTCAGGAACAGACTGCAATTCTAGGGAGTATGACAATCGGCGGCTCTGTAGGTATACTTGAAAATCTTGCTGGTCTTTTGCAGGTCTGCCTTGATGCAGGGGCAAAGAGGGTAATGATTCCAATTTCTTCTGCAGGAAAGATTGCAACAGTGCCACCGGATCTTTTCAGTAAGTTCCAGATTTCGTTTTATGAGGATCCTATAGATGCAGTGTACAAGTCGATGGCGCTGATTTAA
- a CDS encoding AAA family ATPase, translating to MTKKNILEAISIARLIVDENLVGSQLYERDDEEIRIKNRYNSTIKPKIEEFKSNNDGNTPNKLLKLYLEVFISKKGYSDKFDVKGFHYKGQVVNSYVWAAITKKDSSIDDMKASKCPQLYIRIADSYILFGLRYGKHVQNSDKCVQFVKSDKGLKKQLLELVNSNKEIHVFDENETYEVELRKYEDIDNNWTENIRLVSVVKESEIPDNIENRIYNTLDNLFEVFLKISEIESVYVKGRGSVIIEEDSASMKNECLRMKKLLSNKKQVILYGPPGTGKTYVASNFIKSNTSDQIYNEKQTIPYDSSKKDDTFVTSNLIKSDTSDQTTKEKISIDRKFFFYGSKLTYPKIQELWNKSESTLDINSNMHRKETIDIIKAGDMLFIYAASPRKKVIGIAEFIQKELQWDGKLIFRIKNLKQMRNGPTLEDLRNDSILSKSEPIINELKGNLNPINKDAALRLLKLSKVSLDNSNVENIIEPEVVQNHEFSKVEKIAEPEISKNHELITYYEFITFHPSFSYEDFIEGLRPLNNDDGQISYKVDEGLFKRYSRFAFNALMAKAEIEKEWGQMENIPQLTVEEKEKAKKAAGEVSFYLVIDEINRGDISRIFGELITLLESDKRLTADNELIITLPYSKTKFAVSPNLYLIGTMNTADKSIALIDIALRRRFGFIEMMPDYSVLEEKLVNEDKDIKEVFDLSIQALKKVNENILKTYDRDHQIGHSYLLKLKDSKSRNDAIEDFRFIWYYEILPLMQEYFYDAPAKLKQVLGNEFIVVENRSFSFIDNLEGEEFIKTIQRVVNSEKRQNEIGD from the coding sequence TTGACTAAGAAAAATATATTGGAAGCTATCTCGATTGCCAGATTAATTGTTGATGAAAATTTGGTAGGGAGCCAATTATACGAAAGAGATGATGAAGAGATAAGGATAAAAAACAGATATAACTCGACTATTAAACCTAAAATTGAAGAATTTAAATCAAATAACGATGGAAATACGCCAAATAAACTTTTAAAATTGTATTTAGAAGTGTTTATAAGTAAAAAAGGATACAGCGACAAATTTGACGTAAAAGGATTTCATTATAAAGGTCAAGTTGTTAATTCATATGTTTGGGCTGCTATCACAAAAAAAGATAGCTCAATTGATGACATGAAGGCCTCTAAATGTCCTCAGCTTTATATACGGATCGCTGATTCTTACATTCTCTTTGGCTTACGCTATGGAAAACATGTCCAAAACAGTGACAAATGTGTTCAATTTGTTAAATCTGATAAAGGATTGAAGAAGCAACTTCTTGAATTAGTAAATTCCAATAAAGAGATTCATGTCTTTGATGAGAATGAAACTTATGAAGTTGAATTAAGAAAATATGAAGATATAGATAATAACTGGACAGAGAATATAAGGCTAGTTAGTGTAGTAAAAGAAAGCGAAATTCCGGACAATATTGAGAATAGGATATATAATACATTGGATAATCTTTTTGAAGTATTCTTAAAGATATCTGAAATTGAGTCTGTATATGTAAAAGGACGTGGTTCTGTTATAATTGAGGAAGATTCTGCTTCAATGAAGAATGAATGTCTTCGAATGAAAAAACTACTATCCAACAAAAAACAGGTTATTCTATATGGTCCACCTGGAACAGGTAAAACCTACGTTGCATCCAACTTCATAAAATCAAATACTTCTGACCAGATATACAACGAAAAACAGACTATTCCTTATGACTCTTCTAAAAAAGATGATACTTTTGTTACGTCTAATTTAATAAAATCAGATACATCTGACCAGACAACCAAAGAAAAAATCTCTATTGATCGAAAATTTTTCTTTTATGGGTCTAAGCTTACTTATCCGAAAATTCAAGAGCTTTGGAACAAATCAGAATCTACACTAGATATTAATAGTAACATGCATAGAAAAGAGACAATTGATATAATAAAGGCTGGAGATATGCTTTTTATTTATGCTGCCAGTCCTAGAAAGAAAGTTATTGGTATTGCTGAATTTATTCAAAAGGAACTCCAATGGGATGGTAAACTAATTTTTAGAATCAAAAATCTAAAACAAATGAGAAATGGTCCTACATTGGAGGATCTTAGAAATGACAGTATATTATCAAAATCTGAACCTATTATAAATGAATTAAAAGGCAACTTGAATCCAATTAATAAAGATGCAGCTTTAAGACTGCTGAAATTATCGAAGGTTTCACTTGATAATTCAAATGTCGAGAATATAATTGAACCAGAAGTTGTGCAAAATCATGAATTCTCAAAGGTTGAGAAAATAGCCGAACCAGAAATTTCAAAGAATCATGAATTAATCACTTATTACGAATTTATTACATTCCATCCCAGCTTTTCATATGAAGATTTCATTGAAGGGCTACGCCCTCTTAACAATGATGATGGTCAGATATCTTATAAGGTAGACGAAGGTTTGTTTAAAAGATATTCTAGATTTGCTTTCAATGCTCTCATGGCTAAAGCAGAAATCGAAAAAGAATGGGGGCAGATGGAAAATATTCCACAACTGACCGTAGAAGAAAAAGAAAAAGCCAAAAAAGCCGCTGGAGAAGTTTCATTCTACCTTGTAATTGATGAAATCAATAGAGGAGATATTTCGCGTATTTTTGGAGAATTGATTACACTTCTTGAGTCAGATAAGCGCCTTACAGCTGACAATGAACTAATTATCACTCTCCCATACTCCAAAACAAAATTTGCAGTTTCACCTAATCTCTATCTTATAGGCACCATGAATACAGCTGACAAATCAATTGCTCTAATTGACATTGCACTCAGGCGCCGTTTTGGATTTATTGAAATGATGCCTGATTATAGTGTACTCGAAGAGAAGCTAGTAAATGAGGATAAAGATATCAAGGAAGTATTCGATCTTTCAATTCAAGCGCTTAAAAAAGTCAATGAAAATATCCTCAAAACCTACGATAGGGATCATCAAATAGGACACAGTTATTTATTAAAACTCAAAGACTCTAAATCACGCAATGATGCAATTGAGGATTTCCGTTTCATCTGGTATTATGAAATCCTTCCGCTTATGCAGGAATATTTCTATGACGCACCTGCAAAACTCAAACAGGTTTTGGGGAATGAATTTATAGTAGTTGAGAATCGCTCATTTTCCTTTATTGATAACCTTGAGGGGGAAGAGTTCATAAAAACCATCCAGAGAGTGGTAAATTCAGAAAAGAGGCAGAACGAAATAGGTGACTAA
- a CDS encoding McrC family protein: MTKLTISIATLFEYVTYNVVLSTEKDYYSENSRTLHLTEETLNELEKINKTNKFLDIGRKTLKPRNCIGVVKAGSITIEILPKLFKDDRYEQHRAVIARNLLKMLSYSEKLSLKEIDSADLDTEELDFFEIFIYFFAKNLNELIKSTQRREYIKNSEELRFIRERIDTRRYTNPARLHIIPCNYHELSIDTTLNRTLKYTCYLMSRMVKNFNSFRLLRSISGILDSVTLYPVSLAEIDRISFTRLNRKFEPFIRICRIFLSHSTLTLQASDVETFSLLIPMETLFEEFIAKVIKEDPDYFFGPQTSVSTQQYIGKLASSEDGSGVFNLQPDIVIKRGPDVAIIDTKYKLLDDEKRKYGVSQADMYQMYAYVTKKDAISSMLLYPDTELKEQRTFYYNLENEGKRSVPLYITSIKLSYDLTNEKEWSEFRKDLRNVLTKFFPNLNLLGFTKLN; encoded by the coding sequence GTGACTAAGTTGACCATTTCGATTGCAACTCTTTTTGAATACGTTACTTATAATGTAGTCCTGTCAACAGAAAAAGATTATTATTCTGAAAATTCAAGGACCCTTCATTTAACTGAAGAAACTCTTAATGAACTTGAAAAGATTAACAAAACCAATAAATTTCTGGATATCGGAAGAAAAACCCTCAAACCACGGAATTGTATTGGAGTCGTAAAAGCTGGTAGTATCACAATCGAAATATTGCCTAAACTGTTTAAAGATGACAGATATGAACAGCATAGGGCCGTTATTGCAAGAAACCTGCTCAAAATGCTTTCATATTCTGAAAAATTGTCATTAAAGGAGATAGATTCGGCAGACCTTGATACAGAAGAACTTGATTTCTTTGAAATTTTTATCTACTTTTTTGCGAAGAATTTAAATGAATTAATCAAATCGACTCAGAGAAGAGAGTATATCAAAAATTCTGAAGAGCTCCGTTTTATCAGGGAAAGAATAGACACAAGACGCTATACAAATCCCGCACGCTTGCATATTATCCCATGTAATTACCATGAGTTATCTATTGATACTACCCTCAATCGTACACTAAAATACACATGTTATTTGATGTCTAGAATGGTAAAAAATTTCAATTCATTCAGGCTGCTCAGATCAATATCAGGAATTCTTGATTCAGTTACACTTTATCCTGTATCACTTGCAGAGATTGACAGGATTTCTTTTACTAGGTTAAACAGAAAGTTCGAGCCGTTTATCAGAATATGCCGGATATTTCTCTCCCATTCCACGCTTACTCTTCAAGCTTCAGATGTGGAGACATTTTCTCTTCTAATACCTATGGAAACTCTTTTTGAAGAATTCATAGCTAAAGTGATAAAAGAGGACCCAGATTATTTCTTTGGCCCGCAAACTTCGGTCTCAACACAGCAATATATCGGTAAATTAGCTAGCTCTGAGGATGGCTCTGGCGTGTTCAACCTACAGCCGGATATTGTTATTAAAAGAGGGCCAGATGTTGCAATCATTGATACTAAATATAAGCTTCTGGATGACGAAAAACGCAAATATGGAGTGTCACAGGCTGATATGTACCAAATGTATGCGTATGTGACAAAAAAAGATGCTATTAGTTCGATGCTCCTTTACCCAGATACTGAATTAAAAGAGCAAAGGACTTTTTATTATAACCTGGAAAATGAAGGAAAAAGAAGTGTGCCGCTCTATATTACATCGATAAAGCTATCATACGACTTGACAAATGAGAAAGAGTGGTCTGAGTTCAGAAAAGATCTAAGAAATGTTCTCACAAAATTTTTTCCTAATCTTAATCTCTTAGGATTTACAAAATTGAACTGA